A single window of Populus nigra chromosome 17, ddPopNigr1.1, whole genome shotgun sequence DNA harbors:
- the LOC133676674 gene encoding probable glutathione S-transferase, which produces MAEEVKVFRTWSSPFALRVIWALKLKGVEFDTIYEDLSNKSPLLLQYNPIHKKVPVLVHNGKVICESLVILEYIDETWKQNPLLPEDPHQQARARFWAKFGDDKVLQSFVLGVLTKEGKELEEGVLASLENLKYLEEEIRGKKFFGGETIGLADIALGWLAYYLDIFEEILGLKLIDQEKFPSLAAWKQEFANAPIIHENWPDRDKLVNKFIAMREAKLGKETT; this is translated from the exons ATGGCAGAAGAAGTTAAGGTGTTTAGGACATGGTCAAGTCCATTTGCTCTGAGAGTCATCTGGGCACTGAAATTGAAGGGTGTTGAGTTTGATACCATATATGAAGATCTCTCCAACAAGAGCCCTTTACTCTTGCAATACAATCCTATCCACAAGAAGGTTCCCGTGCTTGTCCACAATGGTAAAGTCATCTGTGAATCACTTGTCATTCTAGAATACATCGACGAGACATGGAAGCAAAATCCTCTGTTGCCTGAAGATCCTCACCAGCAAGCCCGTGCTCGTTTCTGGGCCAAGTTTGGTGATGATAAG GTTTTGCAATCATTTGTGTTGGGTGTGCTTACGAAGGAGGGAAAAGAGCTAGAAGAAGGGGTCCTTGCATCCTTGGAGAACTTGAAATATTTAGAAGAAGAGATAAGAGGAAAGAAATTCTTTGGTGGGGAGACTATTGGGCTAGCGGATATTGCATTAGGATGGCTTGCTTATTACCTTGATATCTTTGAGGAGATACTAGGTCTAAAACTGATAGACCAGGAAAAGTTTCCATCCTTAGCGGCATGGAAGCAGGAATTTGCAAATGCTCCAATCATCCATGAGAACTGGCCGGATAGAGACAAGCTGGTTAACAAGTTTATTGCCATGCGCGAGGCCAAACTTGGAAAAGAAACCACCTAA
- the LOC133677330 gene encoding DEAD-box ATP-dependent RNA helicase 53, mitochondrial-like, whose translation MISTVLRRTSSSSVLAPNRALALAALLQHQLTTTASPIPLRNGSLSGEIRPFSSFLVSLIKARDFHVKSGPLDFKASSVTETFNAVPDYGYDEGKGNEEGLEISRLGISQEIVGALAKKGITKLFPIQRAVLEPAMQGKDMFGRARTGTGKTLAFGIPILDKILQFNAQHGRGRYPLGIVMAPTRELARQVEKEFREAAPSLDITCLYGGTPISRQMRDLEYGVDVVVGTPGRIIDLMKRGSLVLSEVQHVVLDEADQMLGVGFVDDIETILLSVPRKRHSMCFSATMPSWIRELVRKYLKDPLTIDLVGDSDKKLADGITLYSIASDLYAKASILGPLITEHAKGGKCIVFTETKRDADRLAYAMAKTYKCEALHGDISQSVRERTLSGFREGHFNILVATDVAARGLDVPNVDLIIHYALPRCSETFVHRSGRTGRAGKKGTAILIYTQDESRQVRIIERDTGCKFLELPKIAVDGESIDMYNDMGRGRFNSFGSPRGFGDGGRYGGQGNYGSGQGFRNSGFGRSDGQFSGSSRNGYNRNQSGNFGRSSNFGESRTDRSSNFGDFGSGRSSSFGDFGSGCSSSFGDSGSGRSNGFGNNSGLTNRSQNDYHFRQSAGFGDSRK comes from the exons atgatATCAACAGTTCTAAGAAGaacatcttcttcttctgtacTAGCCCCAAATCGGGCTTTAGCCCTCGCAGCCCTTCTACAACACCAATTAACGACCACCGCGTCACCAATTCCTCTCAGAAACGGGTCCCTCTCCGGTGAGATTAgacccttttcttcttttcttgtttctctaaTCAAAGCTAGAGACTTTCATGTCAAATCTGGGCCGTTGGATTTTAAGGCGAGTTCGGTGACTGAAACTTTTAACGCTGTACCTGATTATGGCTATGATGAAGGGAAAGGGAATGAAGAGGGGCTTGAAATTTCAAGATTAGGGATTTCTCAAGAGATTGTCGGCGCTTTAGCTAAAAAAGGGATCACGAAATTGTTTCCCATTCAG agAGCTGTGCTTGAACCGGCTATGCAAGGGAAGGACATGTTTGGTCGAGCTCGAACTGGAACAGGAAAAACACTTGCTTTTGGAATTCCTATACTTGataaaattttacaattcaATGCGCAACACGG GAGAGGGAGGTACCCATTGGGAATAGTTATGGCTCCAACAAGAGAACTTGCAAGACAAGTAGAGAAGGAGTTTCGTGAGGCTGCACCTAGTTTGGATATCACTTGTTTATATGGGGGTACTCCTATTTCACGACAAATGAGGGATCTTGAATATGGTGTTGATGTTGTTGTTGGCACACCTGGTCGTATTATTGATCTGATGAAGAGGGGCTCACTGGTTTTGTCAGAAGTTCAGCATGTTGTCCTTGATGAAGCTGATCAGATGCTTGGTGTGGGATTTGTTGATGATATTGAGACAATCTTGTTGAGTGTGCCTCGGAAACGGCATAGTATGTGCTTCTCTGCTACAATGCCAAGTTGGATCAGAGAACTTGTTAGGAAGTATCTAAAAGATCCTCTGACTATTGATCTT gTCGGAGATTCTGATAAAAAGCTGGCTGACGGAATTACCCTCTATTCAATTGCCTCAGACTTGTATGCAAAAGCATCGATTCTTGGTCCTCTGATTACA GAACATGCTAAAGGAGGAAAGTGCATTGTTTTCACTGAAACAAAGCGTGATGCTGATCGATTAGCATATGCCATGGCAAAAACCTATAAATGTGAGGCTTTGCATGGTGATATTTCACAGAGTGTGAGAGAAAGGACACTTTCAGGCTTCCGAGAGGGGCATTTCAATATTTTAGTCGCCACTGATGTTGCGGCACGTGGTCTTGATGTCCCTAATGTTGATCTG ATAATACATTATGCACTTCCAAGATGTTCAGAGACTTTTGTTCATCGATCTGGCCGTACTGGTCGTGCTGGGAAGAAAGGAACTGCAATTCTTATTTATACTCAAGATGAGAGCAGGCAAGTCCGTATAATTGAACGCGACACAGGGTGCAAATTTTTAGAG CTCCCTAAGATTGCTGTTGATGGTGAAAGCATAGACATGTACAATGACATGGGTCGTGGACGATTTAACTCATTTGGAAGTCCAAGAGGATTTGGTGATGGTGGTCGATATGGTGGTCAGGGGAATTATGGATCTGGGCAAGGCTTTAGGAATTCTGGTTTTGGCCGCTCTGATGGTCAATTTTCAGGATCAAGTCGCAATGGCTATAACAGAAACCAATCAGGGAATTTTGGCCGCTCTAGTAACTTTGGCGAGTCAAGAACAGACCGCTCCAGTAATTTTGGGGACTTCGGTTCAGGCCGTTCTAGCAGTTTTGGTGACTTCGGTTCAGGCTGTTCTAGCAGTTTTGGGGACTCTGGTTCAGGCCGTTCTAATGGATTTGGCAACAATTCAGGCCTAACCAATAGATCACAGAATGATTATCATTTTAGACAATCTGCGGGCTTTGGAGACTCCAGGAAGTGA